Proteins encoded within one genomic window of Conchiformibius steedae:
- a CDS encoding DedA family protein: protein MITEIIDFILHIDKHLVALSVQYGAWLYALLFLIVFCETGLVVTPFLPGDSLLFAAGAVAAASAGALNVHIMAVVLLAAAIIGDAVNFAIGKYFGEKLFANPDSKVFKREYLDKTHAFYEKYGGKTIILARFVPIVRTFAPFVAGMGKMHYGQFIRYNIIGALAWVLSLTYLGYGFGNLPFIKDNFGKVVIGIIIVSVLPMVVEMIKAKRAKSPKSN, encoded by the coding sequence ATGATAACGGAAATAATTGATTTTATTTTGCACATTGACAAACATTTGGTGGCATTGTCGGTGCAATATGGCGCGTGGCTGTATGCCTTACTGTTTCTGATTGTATTCTGCGAAACGGGCTTGGTGGTGACGCCGTTTTTACCAGGTGATTCGCTGCTGTTTGCGGCGGGGGCTGTGGCGGCGGCTTCTGCAGGCGCGTTAAACGTGCATATTATGGCAGTGGTGCTGCTGGCGGCGGCGATTATCGGCGATGCGGTTAATTTTGCCATTGGCAAATATTTTGGCGAAAAGCTGTTTGCCAACCCCGATTCCAAAGTGTTTAAACGCGAATATTTGGACAAAACCCACGCTTTTTACGAAAAATATGGCGGAAAAACCATTATTTTGGCGCGTTTTGTGCCGATTGTGCGTACCTTCGCGCCATTTGTGGCGGGTATGGGCAAAATGCACTACGGACAATTTATCCGCTACAATATTATCGGTGCGCTGGCATGGGTGTTATCGCTGACGTATTTGGGTTATGGTTTTGGTAATTTGCCGTTTATTAAAGATAATTTTGGCAAGGTGGTGATTGGCATTATTATTGTTTCGGTGCTGCCGATGGTGGTGGAAATGATTAAAGCCAAGCGTGCCAAATCTCCAAAATCTAATTGA
- the prfB gene encoding peptide chain release factor 2, giving the protein METEIVNQLHSTLNDLAQRNHDIRNYLDYQGKKERLEEVVGLSEDPELWNDPKRAQEIGKERKILEGIVLTLDNIENGIADNRELIDMVVEENDAEGFAAIQQDVADLEKQMADLEFKRMFNQPADANNCFIDITAGAGGTEAEDWAGMLLRMYSRYADAKGFKVDILEEDEGEIAGINRATVKLEGEYAYGLLRTETGIHRLVRHSPFDSNNKRHTSFASVFVYPEVDDSIEIAINPADLRIDTYRASGAGGQHINKTDSAVRITHEPTGIVVQCQNDRSQHANKAAAMDMLKSKLFELEMRKRNEEKQALEDGKSDVGWGHQIRSYVLDSSRIKDLRTGYEVGNTKAVLDGDLDGFIEASLKQGV; this is encoded by the coding sequence ATGGAAACCGAAATCGTTAATCAACTGCACAGCACCCTAAACGATTTGGCACAACGTAATCACGACATCCGCAATTATTTGGACTATCAAGGCAAAAAAGAACGCTTGGAAGAAGTGGTGGGTTTGTCGGAAGACCCCGAACTGTGGAACGACCCCAAACGCGCCCAAGAAATCGGTAAAGAACGCAAAATTTTAGAAGGTATTGTTTTAACGCTGGACAATATTGAAAACGGCATCGCTGACAACCGTGAACTGATTGACATGGTGGTAGAAGAAAACGATGCCGAAGGTTTCGCCGCCATTCAGCAGGATGTGGCGGATTTGGAAAAACAAATGGCAGATTTGGAATTTAAACGTATGTTTAACCAGCCTGCCGATGCCAATAACTGCTTTATTGACATTACCGCAGGCGCAGGCGGTACGGAAGCCGAAGACTGGGCGGGTATGCTGCTGCGTATGTATTCGCGCTATGCCGATGCCAAAGGTTTTAAAGTAGATATTTTGGAAGAAGACGAGGGCGAAATCGCGGGCATTAACCGCGCCACCGTGAAGCTGGAAGGCGAATATGCCTATGGATTGCTGCGTACCGAAACAGGCATTCACCGCTTGGTGCGCCATTCGCCATTTGATTCCAATAACAAACGCCATACCTCGTTTGCATCGGTGTTTGTTTATCCCGAAGTGGACGACAGCATTGAAATTGCCATCAATCCTGCTGATTTGCGTATTGATACCTACCGCGCATCGGGTGCAGGCGGACAGCACATCAACAAAACCGATTCCGCCGTGCGCATTACCCATGAACCCACAGGCATTGTGGTGCAATGTCAAAACGACCGTTCCCAACATGCCAACAAAGCAGCGGCGATGGATATGCTTAAATCCAAGCTGTTTGAACTGGAAATGCGTAAGCGCAACGAAGAAAAACAAGCTTTGGAAGACGGCAAGTCCGATGTGGGTTGGGGACACCAAATTCGTTCTTATGTATTGGATTCTTCACGGATTAAAGACTTGCGTACTGGCTATGAAGTGGGCAATACCAAAGCGGTATTGGACGGCGATTTAGACGGTTTTATTGAAGCCAGCTTAAAGCAGGGCGTGTAG
- a CDS encoding ExbD/TolR family protein, with amino-acid sequence MAFSSNSGDDDTPMADINVTPLVDVMLVLLIVFMITMPVLTHSIPLELPTTSQKADEKPKQDIKPLTIAIDKEGVYRIGAESQDAVDLEAVKSHLKQVAKDKPDTVVAISADKEVPYDFVAQVLDAAREAKLGKIGFVTKVEQEKAQ; translated from the coding sequence ATGGCGTTTTCAAGCAACAGCGGCGACGACGATACCCCGATGGCAGACATCAACGTTACCCCTTTAGTGGACGTGATGTTGGTCTTGCTGATTGTGTTTATGATTACCATGCCCGTGCTGACCCATTCCATTCCCTTGGAATTGCCCACCACTTCGCAAAAGGCAGATGAAAAACCCAAGCAGGACATCAAACCGCTTACCATCGCCATTGATAAAGAGGGCGTGTACCGCATTGGCGCGGAATCACAAGATGCAGTGGATTTGGAAGCCGTTAAAAGCCATTTAAAACAAGTGGCAAAAGACAAACCCGATACCGTGGTTGCCATTTCTGCTGATAAAGAAGTGCCTTACGATTTTGTCGCACAAGTGCTGGATGCCGCGCGTGAAGCCAAATTAGGCAAAATCGGTTTTGTGACCAAAGTGGAGCAGGAAAAAGCCCAATAA
- a CDS encoding MotA/TolQ/ExbB proton channel family protein, whose product MNLGLMFKSGDPVLIGVSLILVLMSVATWALLIWRVIKIQHAKKSSRTACEAVRMAESLDVAESYAKQFDSPVSELVLDAVAANRRYNESQQTMLSASLPKNQFLEREISHSITKILNRYDSGLSILASVGATAPFIGLLGTVWGIYHALINITASGQMSIAAVAGPIGEALVATAFGLFVAIPAVLAYNYFTRVNKTFARYMNEFAHDMHLYLLNGKDGKAPSEPVQKAKK is encoded by the coding sequence ATGAATTTAGGTTTAATGTTTAAAAGCGGCGACCCCGTGCTGATTGGCGTATCGCTGATTCTGGTACTGATGAGCGTTGCCACATGGGCGTTGCTGATTTGGCGCGTGATTAAAATTCAACACGCCAAAAAATCCAGCCGCACCGCCTGCGAAGCCGTGCGCATGGCAGAATCGCTGGACGTAGCCGAAAGCTATGCCAAACAATTTGATTCGCCCGTGAGCGAGCTGGTGTTGGATGCCGTTGCCGCCAACCGCCGCTACAACGAAAGCCAGCAAACCATGCTGTCTGCCAGTCTGCCCAAAAACCAATTTTTGGAACGCGAAATCAGCCACAGCATCACCAAAATCCTCAACCGTTACGACAGCGGCTTGAGCATCTTGGCATCGGTGGGCGCAACCGCACCGTTTATCGGCTTGTTGGGAACCGTATGGGGCATTTATCACGCCCTGATTAACATTACCGCCAGCGGACAAATGAGCATCGCCGCCGTTGCAGGACCCATTGGTGAAGCCTTGGTGGCAACCGCATTCGGTTTGTTTGTCGCCATTCCCGCCGTATTGGCGTATAACTACTTTACCCGCGTCAATAAAACCTTTGCCCGTTATATGAACGAATTTGCCCACGATATGCACCTGTATCTGCTCAACGGCAAAGACGGCAAAGCCCCGTCCGAGCCTGTCCAAAAAGCAAAAAAATAA
- a CDS encoding energy transducer TonB, protein MRNERPIKIGIVLAVSALHAGLLALMWSPAPPKPTLEVENLTFIDLDAAAGDADAADGAPAAADSAPPPAPVKPQPPAPKVKKPDPPKKPPPPKPQPKPEVAQVKAVENERKPADLSSPPKPEKPKPQPKPPKEPPAPKPEKLEKSEPPKELPKLEKPKLEKPKPEAPKVEETPAAPPKAESKSELKAPPRRSDNAAGEGKEGSQGNKGKDAGESKGSGNKAQAGGRADGGGGSDPNSKAPGNGAGKQGGDPSKKTGDPNGKGKSHSGGTLDGGRISAPNPVYPAHMEEEGLEGSVRVTFVVEANGKVSSANASGGSLREPAFVKACISAVKKGSYRPKTEDGEPRRTKFNTTCNFTLR, encoded by the coding sequence ATGAGAAACGAACGCCCCATCAAAATCGGAATTGTGTTGGCGGTGAGCGCACTGCATGCTGGATTGCTGGCTTTGATGTGGTCGCCCGCGCCGCCCAAGCCGACCTTGGAAGTGGAAAACCTCACTTTCATTGATTTGGATGCCGCCGCAGGCGATGCCGATGCCGCCGACGGTGCGCCTGCTGCTGCCGATTCCGCACCGCCGCCCGCGCCTGTGAAACCGCAGCCGCCTGCCCCAAAAGTCAAAAAACCCGACCCGCCCAAAAAACCACCACCGCCCAAACCGCAGCCCAAACCCGAAGTGGCGCAGGTAAAAGCCGTGGAAAATGAGCGTAAACCCGCCGATTTGAGCTCCCCGCCCAAACCTGAAAAGCCCAAGCCACAGCCCAAACCGCCTAAAGAACCCCCTGCGCCCAAACCCGAAAAACTCGAAAAATCCGAACCGCCCAAAGAGCTTCCCAAGCTTGAAAAACCCAAATTGGAAAAACCCAAGCCCGAAGCCCCCAAAGTCGAAGAAACACCTGCTGCACCGCCTAAAGCTGAAAGCAAATCCGAATTAAAAGCCCCGCCCCGCCGCAGCGACAACGCAGCAGGCGAAGGCAAAGAAGGTTCGCAAGGCAATAAAGGCAAAGACGCAGGCGAAAGCAAAGGCAGCGGCAACAAAGCCCAAGCAGGCGGACGTGCAGACGGCGGTGGCGGCAGTGACCCCAACAGCAAAGCCCCCGGCAATGGCGCAGGTAAGCAAGGTGGCGACCCGAGCAAAAAAACGGGTGACCCCAACGGTAAAGGCAAAAGCCATTCTGGTGGCACGCTGGACGGCGGACGCATCAGCGCCCCCAACCCCGTCTATCCCGCCCACATGGAAGAAGAAGGACTGGAAGGCAGCGTCCGCGTAACCTTTGTGGTGGAAGCCAACGGCAAAGTCAGCAGTGCCAACGCCAGCGGCGGTTCACTGCGCGAACCCGCCTTTGTCAAAGCCTGTATTAGTGCCGTGAAAAAAGGCAGCTACCGTCCCAAAACCGAAGACGGCGAACCGCGGCGCACCAAGTTCAACACTACCTGCAATTTCACCCTGCGGTAG
- a CDS encoding aminotransferase class V-fold PLP-dependent enzyme, whose translation MSSVLPRPEIDGDGFLEYSVVYTDRALNHMSQKFRHALASVSDTLKSLYRADHCALVPGSGTSGMEAVARQLARGKKCLIVRNGLFSFRWTQILEQGNLAADTHVCAARRTHDNDHAPFAPAPIDEVCEHIARYQPDLVFAPHVETASGMMLPDSYIRRLAEAAHAVGALLVIDAIASGCMWLNMRDLGIDIIVSAPQKGLSASPCCGIVLLNEHAHTQVQNSQSDSFALDLKKWLAIMQAFENGAHAYHATPPTDALYTLYQTLEEAKSIGFDTLKTRQAQLGAQVRALLAQHGFPSVAAAGFEAPGVVVVYTHRSDLQNGSAFAAQGMQIAAGVPLQCNEGDRFQTFRIGLFGLDKLADTQAAAARLAAVLEKL comes from the coding sequence ATGTCGTCCGTTTTGCCCCGCCCCGAAATTGATGGCGACGGTTTTCTTGAATATTCCGTTGTTTACACCGACCGCGCCCTCAACCACATGTCGCAAAAGTTCCGCCACGCGCTGGCAAGCGTTTCCGACACACTCAAATCGCTTTACCGCGCCGACCACTGCGCCCTTGTTCCGGGCAGCGGCACATCGGGCATGGAAGCCGTGGCACGCCAATTGGCACGTGGAAAAAAATGCCTGATTGTGCGTAACGGACTGTTCAGCTTCCGTTGGACACAAATTCTGGAACAAGGCAATCTGGCTGCCGACACCCACGTTTGCGCCGCCCGCCGCACCCACGATAACGACCACGCCCCTTTCGCCCCTGCCCCCATTGACGAAGTGTGCGAACACATCGCCCGCTACCAACCCGATTTGGTGTTTGCCCCCCATGTGGAAACCGCATCAGGCATGATGTTGCCCGACAGCTACATCCGCCGTTTGGCAGAAGCCGCACATGCCGTGGGCGCATTATTGGTGATTGATGCCATTGCATCAGGCTGTATGTGGTTGAATATGCGCGACTTAGGCATTGACATCATTGTTTCCGCCCCGCAAAAAGGCTTGAGTGCTTCCCCCTGCTGCGGCATCGTCCTGTTAAACGAACACGCCCACACACAGGTTCAAAACAGCCAATCCGACAGCTTTGCCCTCGATTTAAAAAAATGGCTTGCCATTATGCAAGCCTTTGAAAACGGCGCACACGCCTATCACGCCACCCCGCCCACCGATGCCCTTTACACCCTCTATCAAACCCTTGAAGAAGCCAAAAGCATTGGTTTTGATACCTTAAAAACCCGTCAAGCACAATTGGGCGCACAAGTACGCGCCCTACTCGCCCAACACGGCTTCCCCAGCGTCGCAGCAGCAGGCTTTGAAGCCCCCGGTGTGGTGGTGGTTTATACCCACCGCAGCGACCTGCAAAACGGCAGCGCATTCGCCGCCCAAGGCATGCAGATTGCCGCAGGCGTACCGCTGCAATGCAACGAAGGCGACCGCTTCCAAACCTTCCGCATCGGCTTGTTCGGATTAGACAAACTTGCCGACACCCAAGCCGCTGCCGCCCGTTTGGCAGCCGTGCTGGAAAAGCTATAG